A section of the Macadamia integrifolia cultivar HAES 741 chromosome 9, SCU_Mint_v3, whole genome shotgun sequence genome encodes:
- the LOC122089753 gene encoding putative peroxiredoxin-B, with protein MASAILRRSDGSSMQWMVIGTRAIVSRAFVYVSVGAGIVDILGSLFCSKAHAPSYKNNIDKLQAKGIDFVICVVVNDPYVKDWAKKLEANDCTTSM; from the exons atggCTTCTGCAATTCTCAGGCGATCAGACGGCAGTTCGATGCAGTGGATGGTGATTGGGACTCGAGCTATTGTTTCGAGGGCTTTTGTGTATGTTTCAGTTGGAGCTGGCATCGTTGATATTTTGGGCTCCCT GTTTTGTTCTAAAGCTCATGCGCCTAGTTACAAGAACAACATTGATAAGCTCCAGGCCAAAGGGATTGATTTTGTAATTTGTGTGGTTGTCAATGACCCATATGTGAAGGACTGGGCAAAGAAGCTTGAAGCAAATGATTGTACCACTTCAATGTAA
- the LOC122088704 gene encoding oleoyl-acyl carrier protein thioesterase, chloroplastic-like, which yields MMSLKGCCNVPDQLRSLSQCRSVDGPKVLARRGIAMVSRCSSSLTFPQLQTSSDLGVLEWVNDSGGAALNQPTNGSASLVEQLQLGSLAEDGRSYKEKFIVRCFEVGINKTATIDAIANLLQETACNHVQSLGYSTDGMGTTNTMRKLGLIWVTSRMHIEVYKYPTWGNMIEIETWFETGRVGTRRDFTIKDATGTLIGRATSKWVAMNQNTRRLQKVTDEMLEEIVDFAPKTPRLAFPEEDNSSLKKIPKLEEPAQYSRLGLKARRADLDMNHHVNNVTYIGWLLESMPQEIIHTHELQKVTLDYRRECQCDDVVDSLTSMELVEDAEAIPKLNGTNGSAIEAKHSEDCRRFLHFLRLPGGGLEINRGRTEWRRK from the exons atgatGTCATTGAAGGGATGTTGTAATGTGCCGGATCAGCTACGATCCCTGTCTCAATGCCGATCTGTTGACGGTCCCAAAGTATTGGCTCGTCGTGGAATCGCCATGGTCTCTCGCTGTTCTTCCTCTTTAACCTTTCCGCAGTTACAAACTTCTTCTGATCTCGGCGTCTTGGAATGGGTGAACGATTCGGGAGGAGCAGCTTTGAACCAGCCCACAAACGGGTCGGCGAGCTTGGTGGAGCAGCTTCAGCTTGGGAGCTTAGCTGAAGATGGACGGTCTTACAAGGAGAAATTCATTGTGAGGTGTTTCGAAGTTGGGATTAATAAGACTGCTACAATTGATGCCATTGCCAATCTCTTGCAG GAAACTGCATGTAATCATGTTCAGAGTTTAGGGTACTCCACAGATGGGATGGGAACAACCAATACCATGAGAAAGTTGGGTCTAATATGGGTGACTTCTCGAATGCACATTGAAGTTTACAAATACCCAACATG GGGTAACATGATTGAGATTGAGACATGGTTCGAAACTGGAAGAGTTGGGACAAGACGCGATTTTACCATCAAAGATGCAACTGGCACACTTATTGGGAGAGCCACCAG CAAATGGGTGGCAATGAATCAAAACACAAGACGCCTCCAGAAAGTTACTGATGAAATGCTAGAAGAAATTGTTGATTTCGCTCCAAAAACACCACG ATTAGCTTTTCCAGAGGAGGACAACAGTAGCCTAAAGAAAATTCCCAAGCTTGAAGAGCCTGCTCAGTATTCTAGATTAGGGCTTAAG GCTAGAAGAGCCGATTTGGACATGAACCATCATGTGAACAATGTCACCTACATAGGATGGCTTCTTGAG AGCATGCCCCAGGAAATTATTCACACTCATGAACTTCAAAAGGTCACATTGGATTACAGAAGAGAATGCCAATGTGATGATGTGGTTGATTCCCTCACAAGTATGGAACTGGTGGAGGATGCAGAAGCAATTCCAAAGCTTAACGGGACGAATGGATCTGCCATTGAGGCGAAACACAGCGAAGACTGCCGTCGGTTCTTGCATTTCTTAAGATTGCCAGGTGGTGGACTGGAAATAAATCGGGGTCGCACAGAGTGGAGAAGGAAATGA